Below is a window of Macadamia integrifolia cultivar HAES 741 unplaced genomic scaffold, SCU_Mint_v3 scaffold2800, whole genome shotgun sequence DNA.
TTGATGAGAGCCAAAGATATGAGAATTAAAATGCTGTGGGTGGAATCAGACTCGAGTGCGGTGGTGACTTTGCTTCAACAAAAGAAAGAGCCGTGGTTTGCCTTGCAAAGATGGCTGTCTCTTCAGACTTATCTGAATAGTATTAGATGGAAAATTTCTCATAATTATAGAGAAGGGAATGCGATTGCTGACTACCTGGCAAGAGATGAGGCAAAGTATGGGATTACGGCTGAAAATGTGGTGTTTCCGTCTCACATAGTGGACATTCTTGCTAGGGATGCCGATGGAAGTCCGCACTTTAGATTTATTTAGTTTGAGTTTTTccctctcctgctgatggcaatgccgaaggtgggagttGGGATGACTTGTGGTGTTTGCTTtgagtttttgttcttttgaagtttttttcttttaatgaaataatcttctagcaaaaaaagaaaaaaaaaattaaagttaaataggtctatagcctAGTTAAGGCCCATTTACAGCAGTCCGATTAGAGACAGAGACTGACCGGCCTGATTATCAGCCATACTATGCCCACActagctaagcccgtttagctaaatggTCGTTCACAGTGCAGCCCTAGAAATTGGCCGAGCCCGACTAGGCCCGACCACTTAACACCCCTACAAATAGCTCTCCAAGGCCAATTAGGTATAATTGGGAAGGTGTGGAAAGGGATTTTTGCTCGATAGTtcggtctttttttttttaggttactTTCCTCAGGTATGAATAACTATTTTATTACATTGATCCCAAAGGTGGATGGGGCCACATCCCTAGACAAGTACATGCCAATTTGTATGGGGATTTTTTGGTTCAAGGTTATGGCGTCAAGCTGAGTCTGTTACTTCTTAGATTGATTTTAGAAGAGCAAGGTGCATTCCACTATGGAAAAGTGATCTATGCAAATACTAGTTTGATGTCGGAATTATCCAACATTATGCATTCATCTTCGAGAGGGGGTGGAGTTGGTCTAAAGTTGGATATCAGGAAAGCTTATGATTATTTATAATGGGATTTCCTTTTTGcagttttgagaaaatttggatttggaaatAAATGGATTAGTTGGATACACCAATCTCTTATATCTACTAGaatatctattttattaaatgGAGGTCCCGTGGGTTTTTTTGGTGTCCAATGAGGGCTGTTGCAAATGGAAGACCTAGGATCCGATTCAGATAAGAGCTGATGTTcaccctactgatggcaatgccgaaggtgggggtaaTTTCTACTTTTGGGGACGGTTCTTCTTGGGTCTTGTTTTAGTCGTGTGGTTCTTATTTTGATCtgtgttgttttttatttggttttaatattatgaacctttagccaaaaaaagaaaagaaaaaaagagggctGCTGAAAAGTGATCCACTTTCttcattgttatttattttggcAAAGGAAGTTCTTTGTGGAGGTCTTTAGAAGCTGGTTTTTTTCCGCtagaaaatcattatattaaaaagaagaaaagtgggaaaaaataaCAGAGCTACATCAAGCTGAAAAAATTGAttgaagcaaaaataaaattggtTCCCTGCcgcccaccttcggcattgccatcaacagaggaaagagaagtgcactaatcaaatctatagtttggCCTGCCCTCGGCATCTCTTCTGATAAGATCCTTTATGTGGGCAGGGAAATCAATATTTGTGGCTGATATCCCTGTGTTCGCCGCATCTCTAGCTAGATAGTCGGCAATTGAGTTCGCTTATCTAaagttgtgagttattttccatgtgaTACTCTCCAAATATGGTTGCAGGAAGATCCATCTCTGCAAtgcaaaccatggaattttcttttgctggATAGAGATTGCAACTGCACTAGAATCCGTCTCCACCCACGTACATGTAATGCCCAACTCCCGAGCTTGCATCAGCCCCACCATAAGGCCTTCGACTTCAGCTTCGAAGACTTTCGAGActcccataaaaattttataggattcAAGAACGCCTCCCCTGTGATCACGAAAAATCCCGCTTGCACCTACGTGACCTGGGTTGTCCCTTGAGCTTCcgtcaaaattcaatttaatccaatttacCTCGGGCCTGCACCAGAAAACCTCTAAGATCGATTGAGGGGAGAACGCTGAATCGGAATACCAAGCTTTCTGCAACAAATGAGATCAGTCGTTGTCTTAACTTCATCTTTGGTGCTTGGATTAGCGGACTGTATATCCTctagaatcatctgcttcaggTATCTTGCTGGTTTTGCCTTGCCATCATGCCTTCTACTATTTCTTTTGCGCCAAATATGATCAGCCACTGTTAgtaaccccatgatccatgcatCTTTGCAGCAAAcagatttttgttttcttctccaccatttGAGGAAATCAGGCATGGTTCCAGCTTTCTTTCATGACACATTGAAGCACCCACAAAAAAAGAGCCATATATCCTCCGAGTAGGAGCATTGAAGGAATATATGAGCCGTTGGCTCAGCCTCCATTCCAAATAAGCTGCATTTAGAGACAAGGGCTATGCCCCTCTTCTCAACAGCGTCATCTGTAGGGAGCTTGTCGTGCACCATTCTCCAACCAAAGATAGACACCCTAGGCTGCACGTTTTTACCCCAAATCAGAGAGAACCATGGCACTTTCGGGTTGCAGATCCTACTATCTTCCTAGGCAGAATTAGAGTTGAAAATTCCATCAGAAGATAGACTCCATAGGCACATATCTTCATAGGTATAAGAGGGAATTTTAATAGTtcgaattttctcaaaaatatcatgCAGCAAAGGGGAGATAACATTTAGCAATTTCCATTTGAAATTATCAGTGAAgtcactgacctttcccttgcaGTGAAGACTCGACTCTCCCTCCAGGCCAACTAGCTCTAGGATGGATTTTCCGCCCAACCATTTATCTGACTAGAAATTAATGCTTTTCCCATTTCCAATCATCCAGGCTTCTTTGGAGGCCACGAACTCCCACATCTTCCTAAAGCCAGGCCAAATCGAGGAAGGCTTATAGGACTTTTTGAAGGATCCATCACCCCTCAGGAATCTCACCCTTAAAAATTTGCATGCTAAGGATTTCTCATGCTTGACCCTCCAGACCATATTACAGAGCATGGCTTTGTTTATGTCTCTGAGCCTTTGCAGCCCCAACCCACCTTCATCCTTAGGCCTACAACACAAATCCCATCTGACTGATATTTTTTTGCAGTATCAATCTCACCTGTCCAGATGAAGTtcctcatccacctctccattgtTGCAATAAGAGATGAAGACCACCAATATACGGCTGAACTATGGTTCATCATTCCCAAGATCACAGAGCGGACCAATTCCACTCGTCCAGCCATGGACAAAATCTTTCCTTTCCATCCTGTTAGCTGCCCTTTAACTTTATCCAGAATGGGGATTAGCGACTCCTTTTTCACCCTTCCCTTAAAGATCTCGACCCCCAAATAGCAGGTGGGGAAGTTACAAATGGAGATACCAAGCTCTTCCGCAATGGCTTGCTTTCTAGGGGCAGGAACAGATCCcaagaaaagcttgcttttgtctaaatttattttctggccAGAGAAGCTCTGgtatttagagagaaaaatatggagatTTTTAACATACCTGATGGATGCATTTGAGAAGATAAATACGTCATCGGAAAATAGAATATGGGTAGGGATAATAACACCACGGGGATCCGATAGAGCCTTAATGCTGTTGTTGGTAGGAGCTCAGATAAGCCTCTACAAAGAACCTCTTCAACAATTATAAACAACATCGGCGAGATCGGATCTCCTTGTCTCAGACCCTTCTCCACACCAAAGTATCCAACAGGGCCACCATTTAGCAGAACTGATATTCTGGCAGATGCAAGGATCTGATAGATCCAAAAGATCCATTTTTCAGAGAAGCCAAATCTCCTCAGaacatggaaaataaaattccaagagatggtgtcgaacgccttctggatatcaatttttaagCCCATACCCCCTCCTCTTGTGGATGCAAACATCATATTGGCCAGTTCCGAGGCCAAAGATATGTTGGAATgaatgatcttccctttctggaaggccccctgctcctcagaaataatttttggaagaacacATGACAATCGCATAGCCAGAacctttgatattattttgcaaaaaaaatttcccatgcacaACGGCCTGAATTTGTCCAGGGATAGTGCTCCTTCAATTTTAGGAATCAAGAccaggaaattattattaattccgTAAGGCATGAAACCGGTTTTGAAAAACCATCTGATAGCCTTGTACACATCTGAAGATATGATGTCCCAACATGATTTATAAAATGCTCCAGGAAATTCATCTGGACCAGGAGCACTATCTGGATCAAGATCCTACTCTGCACCCTTGATCTCAGTGTCAGAGGGAATACCATCTAATCGACCTCTATCCCATTCTTCCAAAACATTTTGAATGCATTGCAATAAATCCATGTGATTGGTCAGGGGAACGCCTTTGTGAAAATGCTCATAATATCCCATGACGTATTCCTCGATCTGCGCTTTATCAGAGATTAGGGTCCCATCATTCATCTTTAGAGATTTAATGGAGTTCTTCATTCGTCGCATCTTCACTGAGATGTGAAAAAGTTTTGAGCATCTATCTCCTTGATCCCTCCATCTAGAACAAGATTTTTCAGCCCacaatttctcataattttgcaTGGCCTTCAGGTATCTGGTCTTTGCATCAACTTCTTTGGCATAAATTGAGTCGCTTATCCCATCTCTGTCAATTTCGGTCTGGATCTCCTCCACGCATTTTTttgcctccatcatctccaaattaaaatttagaaagttTCCTTTTGCCCAGGAGCGCAGGAAGGCcttcaatctttttaatttttgagccaTAACTAGCATTGGCGATCCAAAAATGTCGTTCTCCCAGGAGGTCTTCACTGCATTTAGAAAGCCCTCGTGTTTTGTCCAGAACCTCTGGAATAAAAAAGGACAGTTTTTTGGTCTTTCAGAACCTTCAGACACCACCAGAATGGGGGCATGGTTTGACGCCACTCTCTGCAAGACGAATTGGTGACATtcttgaaaaaaagaaatccaagcATCATTGCAAAAGCTTCGATCGAGCACTGCTGACATATGGCCCCTTCTCCTGTTATTAGTCCAGGTGAATTTCCTTCCCTGCGAAGGTACTTGGATTAGTGAGCATTTATCCACCATTGCGCCAAAATCGCCCGCTGACCCTAAGTTGAAAATTCCCAGCCCCCTTTTTTCAGTGGAGAGAAGGGTGGCATTGAAGTCgccaaaaatcatccaaggaatATTCGACCCAGGATGGGTTGCCACCAAGTCAGTCCACAATTCTCTTCTAGTAGCTCTTAGGCATTTTGCATGCACTACTGATAACATGAAAATTTCCTGAGCCCATTGCACAGAGATAGAGATTTTCTGTTCAGAAGATGATAGCATAACAGGCTTTGCTACACCTCTTCGCCAAATCAGCCATAGATTTGAGACGCCGCCTACTCGCTTGTTATGGATGAAATCAGGGTCGAAACCCAACTTGTTGAAGAACAACATAGGAAAGGCATCAGAGGGAATCATAAGTTCGGCGATGCAAAGGAAATCAAgccttttttcctttaaaatattCCTCAAAGCTAACCTGGCGGCAGCCTTCTTtatccctctaatattccaatagagggctttcatttactattttttgatGAAGCAATACGGCTAGACTTTCGTAAAGTCTACTCTGTATTGGCCAGGTGTTTCCTCTTTCCCCGTCTTCCAGGAACCAGATCCAATGCCTCCCTCTCGCAGAGAGTTTTGTCTATCTGCTCTACCTCCTTATGATTAACCACCACCGTACCACCATTAATCTCGAGGGGATTGAATGACGAGATGACATTATTGTACCATTGCATTGGTTGGCACCTACCAGTCCCATGATGCTCGCCACGACTACTCGGAGCCATCGCTCGATCACCACTGCCATGTCCAGTGTAAATTGGGTTTGAAGAGTCCTTCTCGTGCATGGCCCTATTCATGTCATTTTTAGCCTCTAGAGGAGAAGAGGCGTTATTTCCTGTGGGTTGAGAATAGGGACGGTGATCCATAAGGGCCCCATTTCCACCATCAAACCCATTATCCGATCCAACCATAGAGTCTGCCCCATCATCCAAGTCATTCTCCCCTTCATTGACTTGTTCAAAAACGCACCCCTTTGGAATATTTCCTTCCTTAttccattcttcttctgatggaaGGCAGATTTGTATGTCTCCATTCAAATTATTCATAACTGATTTGCCTTCAATGTTCCTTAAAGTGTGCGATTCAAAAAAAGAAGGAGATCGTTCcttcaaaaggaaagaaatccttTCCAAATTAGATGCACCAGTCATCAGAATCTGCTCATCCCGATGGCCATTGCACTCTTTCCGATGACCATTGCTCTGGACACCATCCTCTTCATCTGCATAGGTCGCCCCTGGGACAGTCTCTTTGTGCTGCGACTCCTTCCTGGTCTCTGCTTCCCTCCTCGCCCTACATGCATGGACAGAGTGTCCCATTTTTTTGCAGAAACCACATCTGATCAAGGCATcttcataaataatattttgtttgaaccagaatGTCTCATTAGTTCCTTGTTGCCTTTGTTCTACTTGGATTTCTTCGAGTCTGGTTGCTCCAATCTCGACCTCTACCTGGACCCTCGCAAAGGTGCCCATTGCCACAGATTGAATACGTCTACCCAGTGCCACGGGTCTCCCTGACGCCTTAGCCATGGTTAACAGAATCTTCTCGTGCCAGTATTCAAGTGGCAGGTCAGGGAATCTGATCAAAACCAACTTGGTTTTGACGTTCTTGGCATGAACATCAAAATCTGCCTTCCAAGGCTGGAATCTGATGACCTGCCCACAGATTCTTGTAAGACTTCGTCTCCACATAGTTGCCATGTCTCCGTCTCTTTCGAATTGAAAAAGAATATACCCCTTCCCCATAGGAGCCATCTTCACTCCGCCTTTTAGATTCCAATTCTCCTTTGCCTCCTTTCGAATGTCATCCATTGAAAGGTATCTAAAGTTCGTCCTCCCTATCAATGCAAACCTGAACCGTAGTAGTAtttcctcataggcatcttgAGGGATGATGATTTTGGTGTAGGCTCCAGCGTGAATGGGATCGGGCAAAGATTCCACTTCCGGCAAAGCACATCCCACCACGGTAGAGTAGGATCGTCGCACCTCCTCCCTATTTTCTTCTGCATCCCTAACCCGATCATCCTCGCCTCCTTCTACAGATCTAGTATCATTTGTAGCAGAAGCTGATCTAGAATCCTTCCTTGAAAAATCTGGTTTCAGAAAATCAGTAATCAAAGCCTGTCTACCACGATCCGGAGGCCAGCCATCCTTTGGCTCATGTCCAATATCTGCATCCTTACTCGGCTTAGCCATCCTCTCAAAAACACTATCCTAGCACTTTTCGTCTTTAGAAGCTGGTTGACATCAATAATATTAAGCCTTTAAATGTTCTCAGGCATCTAATCGATccattcataaaaatgaaaaacatcgtcaatgaagaagagaaagtaaGGGACCTTTACCCCCCCAGGACAACAAAAAAATCTTGATaaaagtaatattttttttggaaggatTGCTGCTGTGAGAAGAGAGCAAGTGTCTCAAGTGCTGGGCATCTCTAGTTGCAACTTCCTCCACTCGTTACCTTGGGGTTGAGATTTTCAAGGGTCGAGTTAGGAAGGaacatcttcttctcttggataAAATAAAGTTGGATAGTGGGGTGGAAAGGTAAATTATTATCTATGACTAGTAGGGCAGAGTTGGTGAGGTCTGTTGTTGCTAATATGCCGTTgcataatttttctatttattagtGGCCCTAATCTATGGTGAAGCTAATGCAAAAATGGATGTGTAATTTGCTCTGAATGGGGGATGCGGAATCTTGTAAAAAGATTTCTGTCAAATGGGAAGATGTTTCTGCCATAGGCTTATTCCCTGGTTTGTGCTTCAGGAATGGTCAAATCTATTAAGCTATGTAGACTCTATTGAGTGGAAGACTTCCCACTGCTTCAGAGAAGCTAATCCCATCACGGATTACCTAGCTAAAGATGTAGCTAAGTCGGTTTTCTTGGGGGTGAGAACGGATCTCCCAACCTCCATCACCAACGAGCTCCTTCTAGATGAAGCCGGTCGATCCCGATTTAGATTCCACAGATAGTGGTTGtgagcctctgctgatggcaatgccaaaggtcgAGGCTCCATCcggcttttttttgttttatcttgTACTCATtcattttcctcattttttaataaaatctgatcttctagcgaaaaaaatgGGAAGATGTTTGTAAACCCAAGGATGAGGGTGGGTTGGAGCTGAGAAGAATAAAGGATGTTAATAAAGCTTTTCTCTGTAAGCTTGCTTGGCAGGTTAAACATGAGGAGTCGGAAAAGGGGAGATTTTTTAGAGCGAGGTTTCTAACAAAATCTGGTTTGATAAGAAGATTGTACAAATGTTCTTCGGTGTGGCCTGGTATTAAAAGAATGTGGAATTTTATGCTCAGTGGTTGGGGACCATTCTTTTGAGGGGTTGGTGAATGTGGATGTTTCTCTGATTCAGAGGGAGAAACATGTGAAGGATTTTATTCTGGGAAACTCTTGGTGTCTTGCTCAAGTTCAGTCAGATATGCTGAAAGTGATTTTTGAAAAGGTGAAGAATGTAAAAATTCCATCTTATCAATGTGATGATAAGTCCTGCTGGAGTC
It encodes the following:
- the LOC122067274 gene encoding uncharacterized protein LOC122067274 — protein: MKALYWNIRGIKKAAARLALRNILKEKRLDFLCIAELMIPSDAFPMLFFNKLGFDPDFIHNKRVGGVSNLWLIWRRGVAKPVMLSSSEQKISISVQWAQEIFMLSVVHAKCLRATRRELWTDLVATHPGSNIPWMIFGDFNATLLSTEKRGLGIFNLGSAGDFGAMVDKCSLIQVPSQGRKFTWTNNRRRGHMSAVLDRSFCNDAWISFFQECHQFVLQRVASNHAPILVVSEGSERPKNCPFLFQRFWTKHEGFLNAVKTSWENDIFGSPMLVMAQKLKRLKAFLRSWAKGNFLNFNLEMMEAKKCVEEIQTEIDRDGISDSIYAKEVDAKTRYLKAMQNYEKLWAEKSCSRWRDQGDRCSKLFHISVKMRRMKNSIKSLKMNDGTLISDKAQIEEYVMGYYEHFHKGVPLTNHMDLLQCIQNVLEEWDRGRLDGIPSDTEIKGAE